GGAGCAATTCTGACGTAACGAGCAACAGATTTTGCTTCCATTTTCTTTCCTCCTCTCTAGCGATTTTATTTTTTGACTTTAGTAGAACGTTCTGCATCTGCGTGACCTTTATAGGTACGTGTTGGTGCAAATTCACCTAGCTTGTGACCAACCATATCTTCTGTGATGTACACAGGTACATGCTTTCTGCCATCATAAACGGCAATGGTATGACCTACAAACTCAGGAAAGATAGTAGAACGCCTTGACCAAG
The window above is part of the Anaerobranca gottschalkii DSM 13577 genome. Proteins encoded here:
- the rpsS gene encoding 30S ribosomal protein S19; the encoded protein is MGRSLKKGPFCDDHLMKKIVEMNKAGDKKVIKTWSRRSTIFPEFVGHTIAVYDGRKHVPVYITEDMVGHKLGEFAPTRTYKGHADAERSTKVKK